TCGCGGTCGCCGCGGTCCTCCCGCTGGTCGCCGCGGCGGTCGCCGGTGGATTCGTCCTCGCGGCCGGCCTCGTCGGCCCGCTGGCCGGCTCGGCCGCCGCCGCGCTCGTGCTCTTTTCGACGACCAGCCTGCGGCTGCTGCTCGACCTGACGGGCGAGGTGGTCGACGCGAGCGACGCGGACCCGGCGTCGGCCCGCGAGGCGGTCCGCGGGCTCGTCGGCCGCGACGCCGCGACGCTCTCGCCCGCCGAGATCCGGAGCGCGGCGGTCGAGAGCGCGGCCGAGAACCTCGCCGACGGGCTGGCCTCGACGCTGCTCCCGTTCGCCGTCCTCGCGCCGCTCTCGCTACCGCTCGCGGCGGCCGCGGCCGCGTGGGTGAAGGCGGTCAACACCCTCGACTCGATGCTCGGCTACCCCGACGAGCCACTCGGGACCGCGAGCGCGCGGCTGGACGACCTCGCGATGTGGCTCCCCGCCCGGCTCTCGGCGGGTGCGATCGCGCTCGCGGCGCTCGACCCGGCCGCGGCCCGGCGGGCCCGCCGGTGGGCGCGCGTCCCCGCCTCCCCGAACTCGGGGTGGCCGATGGCGACGCTGGCCTGCGCGCTCGACGTCCGCCTCGAGAAGGCCGGCGCGTACGTCCTCCACCCGGAGGCCGCGCTCCCGACCGCGGCCGACGGCGAGCGCGCCGTCGCGGTCGTCGGCCGGGCGGCCGTCCTCTCGGTGGCGCTCGCGGCCGCCCTCTCGCTGGCCGCGCCGGCGCTCGCGCGACTCGCGGGGGTGAGTCCGTGATCGTGCTCTCGCCGGCCGCGCTGCGCGGGGCGTTCGCCTTCCTGACGCGACTGCCCGCCGGCGGCCGCGACGCCGAGGCCGACTGGGCGGCGTTCCGGGCGACGCCGGCGACGTTCCCCGTCGTCGGCTGGGTCGTCGGCGCCCTCGCCGCGCTCCCGCTGGTCGCCGCGGGGACGCTCCCGGCGCCGACGGTCGCACTCGGCTACCTGCTCGCGGTCTACCTCCTCACCGGGATCCACCACCTCGACGGCGTCGCCGACTGCGGCGACGCGCTGGTCGTCCACGGCGGCGCCGACCGTCGACTGGCGATGTTGAAGGATACGACGACCGGCGTCGGCGCGCTGCTCGCCGTCTCCGTCGTCGTCGCCGGCGTCGCCCTCGGCGGCCTCGGCCTCGCGGGGCTCCCCGTCGCGGCCGCGGTCGGAATCGCGGTCGCCGCGGAGGTCGGCGCCAAGGTCGGCATGGCCGCGCTGGCCTGCCTCGGGCGCGCGGCCCGCGAGGGCCTCGGCTCGCGGCTGACCGCCGCGGCCGACCCCGCCGCGGTCGTCGCGCCCGTCGCGCTCGGCCTGCCGGCCGCCGCCCTCGGGTGGCCCCACCCCGCCCCGGCCGTCGCAGCCGGCGGCGCCCTCGCGGGCGCGGCCCTCCCGTGGGCGTGGGCGCGTCGGCGCCTCGGCGGCGTGACGGGCGACGTCTTCGGGGCGGCCAACGAGGTCGGTCGCGTCGTCGGCCTCCACGCGGGGGTGATCGCGTGGACGCTCTGGTGATGTGCGGCGGCCGCGGCACCCGCCTCGAAAGCGCCCGCGAGAAACCCCTGCACCCCGTCGCCGGCGTCCCGATGGTCGACCGCGTCCGCCGGGCGCTGGCGGCGAGTGCGGTCGAGACCGTCCGCGCGGTCGTCTCGCCGAACGCCCCCGAGACGCGCGCGCACCTCGAAGCCGCCGGCGTCCGGACGGTCGAGACGCCCGGCGAGGGGTACGTGACCGACCTCGGCGTCGCGCTCGACGCGCCCGGCGTCGAGACGCCCGCGCTGACCGTCGCGGCGGACCTGCCGCTGCTCGACGGCCCCGCGGTCGACGCGGTCCTCGCGCGCCACCGCGGCGACGCCTCGCTCGCCGCCTGCGTCCCGACGGCGCTGAAACGCCGGCTGGGCGCCGGCGGCGAGACGACGCTCGACGACGCCCCCCACCTCGCGCCGACCGGGGTCAACGTGGTCGGCGGTTCCGATCGACGAATGACACACACGAGCTACGACCCACGACTCGCGATCAACGTGAACCGACTCGAAGACGCCCGCGTCGCGGCGGCGCTGCTCGAACGCGACGGCCCGGAGACGAGGGGGGAGGACCCGTGCGAGTGATCCTCGCCGCGGGGACGACCGAGACCGCGCTGATCGACGGCATCAGCGCCGCCGGCGCCGCGCCGGCGCTGACGGGCCACACCCCCGCGGCCGACGCCGAGATCCTCGTCTACGGCGAGCCGACGGCGGCGCCCGTGACGCCCGTCAGCCCGACCGGCTGTCCGACGCCCGCGGCGATCACGCGCGCGGTCCGCGAGGTCGTCGGCTTCGACGCGACGGTCCTCGACGCCGGCCTCTCGGAGCCGACCGCGGCGCCGACGGTCGACCTCGACGCCGCGCCCGGCCGCGACGTCCGCGAACCGGCGGCCGTCCCCGGCGCGGCGACGATATTCGAGCGTGCCCGCGCGTTCGGCGCCGGACTCCCGGACGACGAGGTGCTGGTCGGCGAGACGATTCCCGGCGGGACGACGACCGCGCTCGGCGTCCTCGCGGCGCTCGGGGAGCCGACCGGCGTCTCCTCCTCGCTCCCGGAGAACCCCCTCGAACGCAAGCGACGGATCGTCGCGGAGGGACTGGCCGCGAGCGGCGTCGACCGCGGCGACTGCGCCGACGAGCCGTTCGAAGCGGTTCGGCTGATGGGCGACCCCGTCCAGACCGCGGTCGCCGGCGTCGCCGCCGGCGCGCTCGCGGCCGGGACCGACGTGACCCTCGCCGGCGGCACCCAACTGGTCGCCGTCGCGGCCCTCCTCCGTCGCGCCGGCGTCGACGCGCCGCTGCGGCTGGCGACCACCTCGTTCGTCGCCGCCGACCGGGGCCGCGACCTCGAAGCCGCCTGCGAGCGCCTCGACTGCGACCTCGTCGTCACCGACCCGGATTTCGACGCGTCCGACC
The Salinilacihabitans rarus DNA segment above includes these coding regions:
- the cbiB gene encoding adenosylcobinamide-phosphate synthase CbiB; its protein translation is MTATTLAVLGLAFSLDLLLGEPPNALHPVAWFGRLVAAVDRERPAGGRRRRLAGVAVAAVLPLVAAAVAGGFVLAAGLVGPLAGSAAAALVLFSTTSLRLLLDLTGEVVDASDADPASAREAVRGLVGRDAATLSPAEIRSAAVESAAENLADGLASTLLPFAVLAPLSLPLAAAAAAWVKAVNTLDSMLGYPDEPLGTASARLDDLAMWLPARLSAGAIALAALDPAAARRARRWARVPASPNSGWPMATLACALDVRLEKAGAYVLHPEAALPTAADGERAVAVVGRAAVLSVALAAALSLAAPALARLAGVSP
- the cobS gene encoding adenosylcobinamide-GDP ribazoletransferase, which produces MIVLSPAALRGAFAFLTRLPAGGRDAEADWAAFRATPATFPVVGWVVGALAALPLVAAGTLPAPTVALGYLLAVYLLTGIHHLDGVADCGDALVVHGGADRRLAMLKDTTTGVGALLAVSVVVAGVALGGLGLAGLPVAAAVGIAVAAEVGAKVGMAALACLGRAAREGLGSRLTAAADPAAVVAPVALGLPAAALGWPHPAPAVAAGGALAGAALPWAWARRRLGGVTGDVFGAANEVGRVVGLHAGVIAWTLW
- a CDS encoding NTP transferase domain-containing protein; translated protein: MCGGRGTRLESAREKPLHPVAGVPMVDRVRRALAASAVETVRAVVSPNAPETRAHLEAAGVRTVETPGEGYVTDLGVALDAPGVETPALTVAADLPLLDGPAVDAVLARHRGDASLAACVPTALKRRLGAGGETTLDDAPHLAPTGVNVVGGSDRRMTHTSYDPRLAINVNRLEDARVAAALLERDGPETRGEDPCE
- the cobT gene encoding nicotinate mononucleotide-dependent phosphoribosyltransferase CobT, with translation MRVILAAGTTETALIDGISAAGAAPALTGHTPAADAEILVYGEPTAAPVTPVSPTGCPTPAAITRAVREVVGFDATVLDAGLSEPTAAPTVDLDAAPGRDVREPAAVPGAATIFERARAFGAGLPDDEVLVGETIPGGTTTALGVLAALGEPTGVSSSLPENPLERKRRIVAEGLAASGVDRGDCADEPFEAVRLMGDPVQTAVAGVAAGALAAGTDVTLAGGTQLVAVAALLRRAGVDAPLRLATTSFVAADRGRDLEAACERLDCDLVVTDPDFDASDHVAMARYRAGEAKEGVAMGGALSLVPAWAMPTVRTRIETVCERLGVAEAVADAAGGEPRGP